AAGGCACATTGGCATCAATTCCAAGTCCTGACGAAACGAGCGGAGTTACTTCTAAAATATAGTCCGAAGTTACCGTGGCCACCAAACGTCTGGATGGGTGTTAGCGTTGAAGATAAACGTGTGACGGATCGGATTGATGCGCTCCGTCAAACCAGCGCGCATATCAAATTTCTCTCACTTGAACCGCTACTCGGCGCGCTTCCAAATTTAGAATTGGATGGAATAGATTGGGTTATCGTAGGAGGTGAGTCCGGTCCCGGCGCACGCGAAATGGAGAAAAAATGGGTTATTGACATTCGCGATCAATGCGCGGCTGCCAAAGTTTCATTTTTCTTTAAACAGTGGGGTGGCAAACGTAAATCAAAAACAGGGCGGGAATTAGACGGGCGGACTTACGATGAGATGCCGGTTTGAAATTCTTACTACGTCCGGCATCTTGAAACTTCGTCCTTATACTCTCGGCAAATCGTCAGCGAGCAGAGCTTCAGAAACGGATTTTTTCGTCGTTTCGCGCTCCGGACGCTCAACGTGAAAATGACGGAACCAATCTTTAAAATCTTCAACTGGAAAATTCCCGTCATAATTTTCTTTGAACTGATCGTGGAAATCTTCCATATAGACGCGTAGATAGCCACTCGCTCGTTCAAGTGCTTTCCAATCAAAGATATTTGAAGGCATCTCAACAACGCCTCCCTCAAGCATATTACGCCGCATCTCCAAATAGTAAGAATAACGAGTGCCCATCATAAGATTAACGAGTCTGTCGAAAATTTTTGAAGGAATCTGCCATACGCGCCCCTTCAACAACTTGTGCCGAATGCCGATTTCTTTTTCTAAGTCTCGATTAAGCATAAACCCAACAATCATATCAAAGATTCTGTCCAACATTTTTATTTGTCCTTTACCATACAATAAACTATAAATTTAACGCCCACTCGGGCGCGATTTGCGCGAATTCGTATATCGTGGAAGCCAATTTTAGCATTAATGCACAAACACGTCAATAAAAAAATCAGGCAAAAGCATTTATTTTTTCATTATTGAATTTCGTGTGGACGATATGTTTATAGAAACGCCTTCTCCTCTTTAGTAATATGGCTGCACGGAATTTAGATTGCGTTGCAATCCAAATTC
This genomic window from Candidatus Poribacteria bacterium contains:
- a CDS encoding phage Gp37/Gp68 family protein, which translates into the protein MATHSSKIEWTESTWNPVRGCTRVSEGCRFCYAERIAARFSGKGMAYEGLAENTKAGPRWTQQVHLVEKLLDEPLKWKKPRRIFVNSMSDLFHEKIELAYIQKVFSVMEKAHWHQFQVLTKRAELLLKYSPKLPWPPNVWMGVSVEDKRVTDRIDALRQTSAHIKFLSLEPLLGALPNLELDGIDWVIVGGESGPGAREMEKKWVIDIRDQCAAAKVSFFFKQWGGKRKSKTGRELDGRTYDEMPV